In one window of Euzebya rosea DNA:
- a CDS encoding protein kinase domain-containing protein, protein MIDLGTDEFDDVREIGRGGYGIVYTARQPAFGRTVAIKVLTLADEGTLRRFDRERQALGKVSNHPHITPVFASGFTADGKPYLAMEFMRGGSLADRLMRDGALPWEEVLDLGVKLSGALETAHRAGILHRDLKPANVLLSDFGEPRLADFGIASIDDGEQTKTGVITASIAYAAPEILDGKRPEVPADIYGLSATLFTLVAGTPPFFAEGDQSLLAMVVRVARDPVPDLRARGVPDAMARVLETGMAKDANARYPSAQALGEALAQAQAAVGLRRTALVLPQGDQMPATAVTGTPAATGWPEPTPAPPPPSAAAPVPVSPSAGSPSTNPPPSPFPAPVGLAPETSGGWATPPEPSSSRRGVLVGLGVLLLVVLGAGGFLLSRGGGDDDSAGAGSDDVTVAGDPDDADADPSGGDPADGDDATDDPGATPKPGEETPDEPSGIEAGEWQEVRPMELARQQVPSVELRGTVWVTGGLTEEGVTATVEGYEAATNSWRSAPDLPVPLHHHMAAVHDGEIVVLGGWSPDGALLSAITQDRVFALRGDEWVELPPLLQPRVAGTAQSVGGLLVVTGGQGVDGNLVLTTEVFDGTAWTEVAPLPVPREHLASATDGTYMYVVGGRVLSSDANLPDLERYDPATDTWETLAPMPTARGGLAAVYADGWVVAIGGERPLGVFDDVEAYDSLTGEWRELPPLLVGRHGLGASVATNLVVVAGGALEATHSAPTGVAEVVSIG, encoded by the coding sequence GTGATCGACCTCGGCACCGACGAGTTCGACGACGTGCGGGAGATCGGGCGGGGCGGCTACGGCATCGTCTACACCGCCCGACAACCCGCGTTCGGTCGGACCGTCGCGATCAAGGTCCTGACCCTGGCCGACGAGGGGACGCTGCGCCGCTTCGACCGCGAACGCCAAGCCCTCGGCAAGGTCAGCAACCACCCGCACATCACGCCGGTCTTCGCATCGGGCTTCACCGCCGACGGCAAGCCGTACCTCGCGATGGAGTTCATGCGGGGCGGATCGCTCGCCGACCGCCTGATGCGGGACGGGGCGCTCCCATGGGAAGAGGTGCTGGACCTCGGCGTCAAGCTGTCCGGCGCGCTGGAGACCGCCCACCGCGCCGGGATCCTGCACCGCGACCTCAAACCGGCCAACGTCCTCCTCTCCGACTTCGGTGAACCCCGCCTGGCCGACTTCGGCATCGCCAGCATCGATGACGGCGAGCAGACCAAGACCGGGGTCATCACGGCCTCGATCGCCTACGCCGCGCCCGAGATCCTCGACGGCAAGCGCCCCGAGGTCCCTGCCGACATCTACGGGCTGAGCGCAACCCTCTTCACGCTGGTCGCCGGCACGCCGCCGTTCTTCGCCGAGGGCGACCAGTCGCTGCTGGCCATGGTCGTCCGGGTGGCCCGTGACCCCGTCCCGGACCTGCGTGCCCGTGGGGTGCCCGACGCGATGGCTCGGGTCCTGGAGACCGGCATGGCCAAGGACGCCAACGCCCGGTACCCGTCGGCCCAAGCGCTCGGTGAAGCCCTCGCGCAGGCCCAGGCGGCGGTCGGCCTGCGCCGGACCGCCCTGGTGCTGCCGCAGGGCGACCAGATGCCCGCCACGGCCGTGACGGGGACCCCTGCCGCCACCGGATGGCCCGAACCGACCCCTGCGCCGCCGCCACCGTCGGCAGCCGCGCCCGTCCCCGTGTCGCCGTCCGCGGGCTCACCGTCGACCAACCCGCCGCCGTCGCCGTTCCCGGCGCCGGTGGGCCTCGCGCCGGAGACCAGCGGCGGATGGGCCACGCCGCCCGAACCGTCGTCCTCGCGTCGTGGTGTGCTCGTGGGACTCGGTGTCCTCCTGCTCGTCGTCCTCGGCGCAGGTGGGTTCCTCCTGAGTCGGGGCGGTGGCGACGACGATTCCGCCGGGGCTGGTTCCGACGACGTCACCGTGGCAGGCGACCCGGACGATGCGGACGCCGATCCCTCCGGTGGTGACCCTGCCGACGGCGACGACGCGACGGACGATCCGGGTGCCACCCCCAAGCCCGGCGAGGAGACCCCGGACGAGCCCTCGGGCATCGAGGCGGGGGAGTGGCAGGAGGTCCGCCCCATGGAGCTGGCCCGCCAGCAGGTCCCGTCGGTGGAGCTGCGCGGCACCGTCTGGGTGACCGGCGGCCTGACCGAGGAGGGGGTCACCGCGACCGTCGAGGGCTACGAGGCGGCCACCAACAGCTGGCGCAGCGCCCCGGACCTGCCCGTCCCGCTGCACCACCACATGGCCGCGGTGCACGACGGCGAGATCGTCGTCCTGGGCGGCTGGTCCCCCGACGGCGCGCTGCTGTCGGCGATCACGCAGGATCGTGTCTTCGCCCTGCGCGGTGATGAGTGGGTCGAGCTGCCCCCGCTGCTGCAGCCCCGCGTGGCCGGGACCGCACAGTCCGTCGGCGGCCTGCTGGTCGTGACCGGCGGGCAGGGTGTGGACGGCAACCTCGTCCTCACCACGGAGGTGTTCGACGGCACGGCGTGGACCGAGGTCGCCCCGCTGCCCGTGCCTCGCGAACACCTCGCCAGCGCCACTGACGGCACGTACATGTACGTTGTTGGCGGTCGGGTGCTGTCCTCCGACGCCAACCTGCCCGACCTGGAACGCTACGATCCGGCGACCGACACGTGGGAGACGCTGGCGCCGATGCCGACCGCCCGCGGCGGACTGGCCGCCGTGTACGCGGACGGCTGGGTGGTCGCCATCGGCGGCGAACGGCCGCTGGGGGTCTTCGACGACGTCGAGGCCTACGACAGCCTCACGGGTGAGTGGCGGGAGCTGCCGCCGCTGCTGGTCGGCCGACACGGCCTGGGCGCCAGCGTGGCGACCAACCTGGTCGTGGTCGCCGGTGGCGCGCTGGAGGCAACCCACTCCGCCCCGACCGGCGTCGCCGAGGTCGTGAGCATCGGCTGA
- a CDS encoding TetR/AcrR family transcriptional regulator, which yields MASPELTVVTALDDSEAEPGQDDEVADALLVAARAQMETFGIRRLRMDDVAKQAGYGRATLYRRFATRDELVWAVIIREVRATLAEIEAAITDLATFRDRLVEAFAATVEKVRTHPLLQRLIQIEPDLLLPHLTTGAPDALSVARKPMRRLLQQGRDSGDLGPIDLDIAAEVMIRLAHSLVLTPGGPIEATDPAGLRRFAATHVVDPLLHLSALAGGPAARP from the coding sequence ATGGCCAGCCCAGAACTGACCGTGGTCACCGCACTGGACGACAGCGAGGCGGAACCCGGCCAGGACGACGAGGTGGCCGACGCGCTGCTGGTGGCGGCTCGCGCACAGATGGAGACCTTCGGCATCCGTCGCCTGCGCATGGACGACGTCGCCAAGCAGGCGGGGTACGGCCGGGCCACCCTCTACCGCCGCTTCGCCACCCGTGACGAGCTGGTGTGGGCCGTCATCATCCGCGAGGTCCGGGCCACCCTGGCCGAGATCGAGGCGGCCATCACCGACCTGGCGACGTTCAGGGACCGGCTGGTCGAGGCGTTCGCCGCCACCGTGGAGAAGGTCCGCACCCACCCGCTGCTGCAGCGCCTCATCCAGATCGAGCCCGACCTGCTGCTGCCGCACCTGACGACGGGGGCACCCGATGCGCTGTCGGTGGCCCGCAAGCCCATGCGTCGGCTGCTGCAGCAGGGCCGCGACTCCGGGGACCTCGGCCCGATCGACCTCGACATCGCCGCGGAGGTCATGATCCGGCTGGCCCACTCCCTGGTCCTGACGCCCGGGGGGCCGATCGAGGCCACCGACCCCGCGGGGCTGCGCAGGTTCGCCGCCACCCACGTCGTGGACCCCCTGCTGCACCTCAGCGCCCTGGCCGGAGGCCCCGCCGCCAGGCCCTGA
- a CDS encoding aldehyde dehydrogenase family protein produces the protein MSDEDVMDVIDPASGRVVGRVPVMTADDVAKAVDQARRAQPSWAALGVEGRREVLRRVRRQIVARREELRDVLVAESGKAWEDAQAGLLLTLSMMAHWESNAAAACADEPLSTRGVWGLGRRAVATYRPHGVVGAIGPWNFPVALTFGDAVAALHAGNTVVLKPSEVTPLSNRWVAEVVAEQARAVGAPDHVVSCVTGDGATGAALVAEVDMVQFTGSVATGRAIAHACVDRSIPYSLELGGKDPWIVLADADLDRVAAAATHYGLFNGGQVCMSAERIYVEDAVHDAFVERLAARVSTLRTVPGSGPGTTDVAPMIAPGQVDVVSAHIRDALDKGARAVTGGVPEDPVHPAPTVLVDVDHTMDCMTEETFGPTIPVMRVHDADQAVALANDSAFGLTASVWTRDLTRGRAIARRIDAGTVSVNDAQLHAGIGHLPMGGVGASGTGARGGIDGIRKFQQRSVLVTNRSPLGRELAWLPYGRIVSRALDRAVGVLYGR, from the coding sequence ATGAGCGACGAGGACGTCATGGACGTCATCGACCCGGCCAGCGGCCGGGTGGTGGGTCGTGTCCCCGTCATGACCGCTGACGACGTCGCCAAGGCCGTCGACCAGGCCCGTCGGGCGCAGCCGTCGTGGGCGGCGCTCGGGGTCGAGGGACGACGCGAGGTCCTGCGTCGTGTCCGTCGCCAGATCGTGGCCCGCCGCGAGGAGCTCCGCGACGTCCTGGTCGCCGAGTCCGGCAAGGCCTGGGAGGACGCGCAGGCCGGGCTGCTGCTGACCCTGTCGATGATGGCGCACTGGGAGTCCAACGCCGCCGCGGCGTGCGCCGACGAGCCGCTGTCCACCCGAGGGGTGTGGGGGCTGGGCCGTCGCGCCGTCGCCACCTACCGCCCCCACGGCGTCGTCGGTGCCATCGGCCCGTGGAACTTCCCGGTCGCCCTGACCTTCGGTGATGCCGTCGCGGCGCTGCACGCCGGCAACACCGTGGTGCTCAAGCCCAGCGAGGTCACCCCGCTGTCCAACCGCTGGGTGGCCGAGGTCGTCGCCGAGCAGGCCCGCGCCGTTGGTGCCCCCGACCACGTGGTGTCCTGCGTGACCGGGGACGGGGCCACCGGTGCCGCGCTGGTCGCCGAGGTCGACATGGTGCAGTTCACGGGGTCGGTGGCCACCGGCCGGGCCATCGCCCACGCCTGCGTCGACCGGTCGATCCCGTACTCCCTGGAGCTGGGCGGCAAGGACCCCTGGATCGTCCTGGCCGACGCCGACCTCGACCGCGTCGCCGCCGCGGCGACCCACTACGGCCTGTTCAACGGCGGCCAGGTCTGCATGTCGGCGGAACGCATCTACGTCGAGGACGCCGTGCACGACGCGTTCGTCGAACGGCTCGCCGCCCGGGTGTCGACGCTGCGGACCGTCCCCGGCAGCGGGCCGGGCACCACCGACGTCGCCCCGATGATCGCCCCCGGTCAGGTCGACGTCGTCAGCGCCCACATCCGCGACGCGCTGGACAAGGGGGCACGTGCCGTCACCGGCGGCGTGCCCGAGGACCCGGTGCACCCGGCGCCCACGGTGCTGGTCGACGTCGACCACACGATGGACTGCATGACCGAGGAGACCTTCGGCCCGACCATCCCGGTCATGCGCGTGCACGACGCCGACCAGGCCGTCGCGCTGGCCAACGACTCCGCCTTCGGGCTGACCGCCTCGGTGTGGACCCGCGACCTCACCCGCGGCCGCGCGATCGCGCGCCGCATCGACGCCGGCACCGTGTCGGTCAACGACGCGCAGCTGCACGCCGGCATCGGCCACCTGCCCATGGGTGGGGTCGGCGCATCCGGCACCGGTGCCCGCGGCGGCATCGACGGCATCCGCAAGTTCCAGCAACGCAGCGTCCTGGTCACCAACCGGTCCCCGCTGGGGCGCGAGCTGGCCTGGCTGCCCTACGGCCGGATCGTCTCGCGTGCCCTCGACCGGGCCGTCGGCGTCCTGTACGGCCGCTGA
- a CDS encoding cytochrome P450: MTDTRPGSTATAIRTSLERSARIALHRAAARLPGPPPTISRSGPLAPPPPGSGLKAVMGDYGYPVIGWAANWMYASPIGWSDAVRDTYGPVSWSGMFTKRVLNVATADTVQQVLVNREGHWSNEHGWSWIIGPFFRRGIMLLDDPDHHRDRRIMQQAFTRRRLEAYLARLAPVTAARIDAWGSGRLHAYPRLKQLTLDVATDVFLDERPDGRGRTTGPTITRVNQAFIDCVRAGTGVVRADLPLTRWHRGLQGRALLEDWFRDKLPAHRDSDGDDLLTALCHAESEDGERFSDDDVVNHIIFLMMAAHDTSTITTSSILWFLVRHPEWQERVRDESLATGGSTDGDVLDLRAIGALTSLDLVMKEALRMVPPVFAMGRMAVRDTELDGYYVPAGTPASVSSLPVHYDAELWTDPHAFDPERFAEGRREDKRHPHGYFPFGGGAHKCIGMHFGQMEVKTIVHQLLRRHRITAPDADLSSVAGAWDWTSLPKPLDDLPVVLTPLD; encoded by the coding sequence GTGACCGACACCCGCCCGGGATCGACCGCCACCGCCATCCGCACGAGCCTGGAACGGTCGGCGCGCATCGCGCTGCACCGCGCCGCGGCCCGCCTGCCCGGTCCACCCCCGACCATCAGCCGTTCCGGGCCGCTTGCCCCTCCCCCGCCGGGCTCTGGCCTGAAGGCGGTGATGGGCGACTACGGCTATCCGGTCATCGGGTGGGCGGCGAACTGGATGTACGCCAGCCCGATCGGCTGGAGCGACGCCGTCCGCGACACCTACGGCCCGGTGTCCTGGTCGGGCATGTTCACCAAGCGGGTGCTCAACGTCGCGACCGCCGACACGGTGCAGCAGGTGCTGGTCAACCGCGAGGGCCACTGGTCCAACGAACACGGCTGGTCGTGGATCATCGGCCCGTTCTTCCGCCGCGGGATCATGCTGCTGGACGATCCCGACCATCACCGGGACCGGCGGATCATGCAGCAGGCGTTCACCCGTCGTCGGCTGGAGGCCTACCTGGCCCGCCTCGCGCCGGTCACGGCCGCACGGATCGACGCATGGGGATCGGGCCGGCTGCACGCCTACCCCCGGTTGAAGCAGCTGACGCTGGACGTCGCCACCGACGTGTTCCTCGACGAACGGCCCGACGGCCGCGGGCGCACGACGGGCCCGACGATCACCAGGGTCAACCAGGCGTTCATCGACTGCGTGCGGGCAGGCACCGGCGTGGTCCGCGCCGACCTGCCGCTGACCCGCTGGCACCGGGGGCTGCAGGGCCGGGCGCTGCTGGAGGACTGGTTCCGCGACAAGCTGCCCGCCCACCGCGACTCCGACGGGGACGACCTCCTGACGGCCCTGTGCCACGCCGAGTCCGAGGACGGCGAGCGGTTCTCCGACGACGACGTCGTCAACCACATCATCTTCCTGATGATGGCGGCCCACGACACGTCCACGATCACCACCAGCTCGATCCTGTGGTTCCTGGTGCGACATCCCGAGTGGCAGGAGCGGGTCCGCGACGAGTCCCTGGCGACGGGCGGCTCGACCGACGGGGACGTCCTGGACCTGCGGGCGATCGGTGCGCTCACGTCGCTGGACCTCGTGATGAAGGAGGCGCTGCGCATGGTGCCGCCGGTCTTCGCGATGGGACGGATGGCCGTTCGGGACACCGAGCTCGACGGCTACTACGTGCCCGCGGGGACCCCCGCGTCGGTCTCGTCGTTGCCGGTCCACTACGACGCCGAGCTGTGGACCGACCCCCACGCCTTCGACCCCGAACGGTTCGCCGAGGGCCGTCGTGAGGACAAGCGCCACCCGCACGGCTACTTCCCCTTCGGCGGCGGCGCCCACAAGTGCATCGGCATGCACTTCGGGCAGATGGAGGTCAAGACGATCGTCCACCAGCTGCTGCGCCGCCATCGCATCACCGCACCCGACGCCGACCTGTCGTCGGTCGCCGGCGCGTGGGACTGGACGTCGTTGCCCAAGCCGCTGGACGACCTGCCCGTCGTGCTGACGCCGCTCGACTGA
- a CDS encoding 3-hydroxyacyl-CoA dehydrogenase NAD-binding domain-containing protein — MTNTINWDKGDDGIVTLTIDDPNQRVNTMNADFQSSLQATVQRLEDEKDDITGVILTSGKETFFAGGDLRLMYAAGPDDAQQVYEEVAALGRAMRRMETLGKPVVAALNGTALGGGLELALACHHRIAVKGSKAKFGQPEVKLGLLPGGGGVVRITRMLGVVSAIMNVLAQGQEYRAEKAHELGLISELVDSTDDLIPAAKAFIAANPESSQPFDDPKYKVPGGVPTNPKLAQMLPGIPSNLRKQLKGAPMPAPLNILAAAVESLSVPIDRAWEIEHRYFVDLVVGQVSRNMTKAFFFDLQAINSGSLRPEGVPPWKATKVAVLGAGMMGAGIAYQCASVGIDVVLKDISVENAEKGKSYSVKLVEKARSRGKLTEEKAQALLDRITPTDSYDDLEGCDLIIEAVFEKTELKHAVFGEAEPKVLPDAVLGSNTSTIPITILAEGVTRPEDFIGLHFFSPVDKMPLVEIIAGEKTNDATIAKAIDLVQQIRKTPIVVNDSRGFFTSRVIGTFTGEAMMMLDEGVNLTRIDRAATMAGYPVGPLQMVDELTLTLPLKIIDEYENAARAAGEEVVSTPDVEVLRKMVAAGREGRSAGAGFFEYGEDGKRTQVWPGLVEMFPPAAEQLDVTEIQERMLFREAIETVKCFDEGVLRSVPEANIGSIFGIGFPAWTGGVIQYIDGYEGGVTGFVARCKELADTYGERFTPPASLVAKAESGEPLSPAPF; from the coding sequence ATGACCAACACCATCAACTGGGACAAGGGCGACGACGGGATCGTCACCCTGACCATCGATGACCCCAACCAGCGCGTGAACACGATGAACGCCGACTTCCAGTCGTCGTTGCAGGCCACCGTGCAGCGCCTCGAGGACGAGAAGGACGACATCACCGGTGTCATCCTGACCTCCGGCAAGGAAACCTTCTTCGCCGGTGGCGACCTGCGCCTCATGTACGCCGCCGGGCCCGACGACGCCCAGCAGGTGTACGAGGAGGTGGCCGCGCTCGGCCGCGCCATGCGTCGCATGGAGACCCTCGGCAAGCCGGTCGTCGCCGCCCTCAACGGCACCGCCCTCGGCGGCGGCCTGGAGCTGGCGCTCGCCTGCCACCACCGCATCGCCGTCAAGGGGTCGAAGGCCAAGTTCGGCCAGCCGGAGGTCAAGCTGGGCCTGCTGCCCGGCGGCGGTGGCGTGGTGCGCATCACCCGCATGCTGGGTGTCGTCAGCGCCATCATGAACGTCCTGGCCCAGGGCCAGGAGTACCGCGCGGAGAAGGCCCACGAGCTGGGCCTGATCAGCGAGCTGGTGGACTCCACCGACGACCTGATCCCGGCCGCCAAGGCGTTCATCGCCGCCAACCCCGAGTCCAGCCAGCCGTTCGACGACCCCAAGTACAAGGTCCCCGGCGGCGTGCCCACCAACCCGAAGCTGGCCCAGATGCTGCCGGGCATCCCCTCCAACCTGCGCAAGCAGCTCAAGGGCGCCCCGATGCCCGCCCCGCTGAACATCCTGGCGGCGGCCGTGGAGTCGCTGTCGGTCCCGATCGACCGCGCATGGGAGATCGAGCACCGCTACTTCGTCGACCTCGTCGTCGGCCAGGTCAGCCGCAACATGACCAAGGCGTTCTTCTTCGACCTGCAGGCCATCAACTCCGGCTCGCTGCGTCCCGAGGGCGTCCCGCCGTGGAAGGCCACGAAGGTCGCGGTCCTCGGCGCCGGCATGATGGGCGCGGGTATCGCCTACCAGTGCGCGTCGGTCGGCATCGACGTCGTCCTCAAGGACATCAGCGTCGAGAACGCCGAGAAGGGCAAGAGCTACTCCGTCAAGCTGGTGGAGAAGGCCAGGTCCCGCGGCAAGCTGACCGAGGAGAAGGCCCAGGCGCTGCTGGACCGGATCACCCCGACCGACAGCTACGACGACCTCGAGGGTTGCGACCTCATCATCGAGGCCGTGTTCGAGAAGACCGAGCTGAAGCACGCGGTGTTCGGCGAGGCCGAGCCGAAGGTGCTGCCCGACGCGGTGCTGGGCTCCAACACCTCCACCATCCCGATCACGATCCTCGCCGAGGGCGTGACCCGGCCGGAGGACTTCATCGGCCTGCACTTCTTCTCGCCCGTCGACAAGATGCCGCTGGTGGAGATCATCGCCGGTGAGAAGACCAACGACGCGACCATCGCCAAGGCCATCGACCTGGTCCAGCAGATCCGCAAGACCCCGATCGTGGTCAACGACTCGCGTGGGTTCTTCACCTCCCGGGTGATCGGCACGTTCACCGGCGAGGCCATGATGATGCTCGACGAGGGCGTCAACCTGACCCGCATCGACCGTGCCGCGACCATGGCCGGCTACCCGGTCGGGCCGCTGCAGATGGTCGACGAGCTGACCCTGACGCTGCCGCTGAAGATCATCGACGAGTACGAGAACGCTGCTCGTGCCGCGGGTGAGGAGGTCGTCTCCACGCCCGACGTCGAGGTCCTCCGCAAGATGGTCGCCGCGGGCCGCGAGGGTCGCTCGGCCGGCGCCGGGTTCTTCGAGTACGGCGAGGACGGCAAGCGCACGCAGGTGTGGCCCGGCCTCGTGGAGATGTTCCCGCCCGCAGCGGAGCAGCTCGACGTCACGGAGATCCAGGAGCGCATGTTGTTCCGCGAGGCGATCGAGACGGTCAAGTGCTTCGACGAGGGTGTGCTGCGCAGCGTGCCCGAGGCGAACATCGGCTCGATCTTCGGCATCGGCTTCCCCGCCTGGACCGGCGGCGTCATCCAGTACATCGACGGCTACGAGGGCGGCGTGACCGGCTTCGTGGCGCGGTGCAAGGAGCTGGCCGACACCTACGGCGAGCGGTTCACCCCGCCCGCCAGCCTGGTCGCGAAGGCCGAGTCCGGCGAGCCCCTCTCGCCTGCTCCCTTCTAG
- a CDS encoding acetyl-CoA C-acetyltransferase → MSDVYIYDAIRTPRGRGKASGSLHTVKPVSLLTGLLDAVVERNPELDVAEIDDVITGVVSPVGDQGMDLARTAVIAAGWPQQVAGVQLNRFCASGLEAVNQAAARVRSGWEDMILAGGVESMSRVPMGSDGGPYAMDPETNYNGYFVPQGIGADLIATIEGFSREDVDAFALESQVRAGKAQANGYFDKSIVPVRDRNGLTILDRDEHVRPDTTMEGLAKLKPSFEAQAAMGGFDQVALQRYPDVERINYVHHAGNSSGIVDGAALTLLGNKAAGERNGMTPRARIVAAAVTGSEPTIMLTGPTPASRKALSKAGMTAADIDLMEINEAFAAVALKTMRDLGIDHDRTNVNGGAIAMGHPLGATGAMILGTLVDELERRDKSTGLATLCIGGGMGIATIVERV, encoded by the coding sequence TTGAGTGACGTGTACATCTACGACGCGATCCGCACCCCCCGCGGTCGTGGCAAGGCCTCCGGGTCCTTGCACACCGTCAAGCCCGTCAGCCTGCTGACCGGCCTGCTCGACGCCGTCGTCGAGCGCAACCCCGAGCTCGACGTCGCCGAGATCGACGACGTCATCACCGGTGTGGTCTCCCCGGTCGGCGACCAGGGCATGGACCTGGCCCGCACCGCGGTCATCGCCGCCGGCTGGCCCCAGCAGGTCGCCGGTGTGCAGCTCAACCGCTTCTGCGCCTCGGGCCTGGAGGCCGTCAACCAGGCGGCTGCCCGCGTCCGCTCCGGCTGGGAGGACATGATCCTGGCCGGCGGTGTCGAGTCGATGTCGCGCGTCCCCATGGGCTCCGACGGCGGTCCCTACGCCATGGACCCCGAGACCAACTACAACGGCTACTTCGTGCCCCAGGGCATCGGCGCCGACCTGATCGCCACCATCGAGGGCTTCTCGCGCGAGGACGTCGACGCGTTCGCCCTGGAGTCGCAGGTCCGCGCCGGCAAGGCACAGGCCAACGGCTACTTCGACAAGTCGATCGTGCCGGTCAGGGACCGCAACGGCCTGACCATCCTCGACCGTGACGAGCACGTCCGGCCCGACACCACGATGGAGGGCCTCGCCAAGCTGAAGCCGTCCTTCGAGGCGCAGGCCGCCATGGGTGGATTCGACCAGGTCGCCCTGCAGCGCTACCCCGACGTGGAGCGCATCAACTACGTCCACCACGCCGGCAACAGCTCCGGCATCGTCGACGGTGCCGCCCTGACCCTCCTCGGCAACAAGGCCGCCGGCGAGCGCAACGGCATGACCCCGCGTGCCCGCATCGTGGCCGCCGCCGTCACCGGCAGCGAGCCGACCATCATGCTGACGGGCCCGACCCCGGCGTCGCGCAAGGCGCTGTCCAAGGCCGGCATGACCGCCGCCGACATCGACCTGATGGAGATCAACGAGGCCTTCGCCGCCGTGGCGCTGAAGACCATGCGTGACCTCGGCATCGACCACGACCGCACCAACGTCAACGGTGGCGCCATCGCCATGGGGCACCCGCTGGGCGCCACCGGCGCGATGATCCTCGGCACCCTCGTCGACGAGCTCGAGCGCCGCGACAAGTCCACGGGCCTGGCCACGCTGTGCATCGGCGGCGGCATGGGCATCGCCACGATCGTCGAGCGCGTCTAG
- a CDS encoding WS/DGAT/MGAT family O-acyltransferase, which produces MVLPITDGAWLMIESGEAPQHVGGLMVFDYPPDASPTWLHDTWQRLRTATDFAPPFSYRLRRPYGLAGLFDWEPDPDIDLDYHLRFSALPRPGRVRELLVLVSRLHSTLLDRHRPLWEVHLIEGLQPEHDGDPPRFAMYAKFHHSMFDGVGAMRVMRKMFSADPNDRDMPAPWEIASTSATTPSSTPPARRPTSGEKPGVLDPLRSVGTIAATLRDQAKATRRGVEGEVMPFSAPRSLLNGRITGSRRFAADGFSFERISGVARALGVSINDVALAMSSHALRTYLLDHMALPDKPLTGMIPVSVRTEDEGPQGNALSFLVADLGTDIADPIDRLERIRTSMQRGKDRLASMSRSERVGYAVAITSPYVIGPLLGIAGRGRPLANVVISNVPGPREPRYFDGARLQGMYPASLLQQGQALNITLTSYDTEMQFGLTACRRTLPQMQRMLDHLDSGLRVLEKLAAV; this is translated from the coding sequence ATGGTGCTCCCGATCACCGACGGGGCGTGGCTGATGATCGAGAGCGGGGAGGCGCCGCAGCACGTCGGCGGCCTGATGGTCTTCGACTACCCGCCGGACGCCTCACCGACCTGGCTGCACGACACCTGGCAGCGCCTGCGCACGGCCACCGACTTCGCCCCGCCGTTCTCCTACCGGCTGCGCCGGCCCTACGGGCTGGCCGGCCTGTTCGACTGGGAACCCGACCCCGACATCGACCTGGACTACCACCTGCGGTTCTCCGCGCTCCCGCGACCCGGTCGGGTCCGCGAGCTGCTGGTCCTGGTCTCGCGGCTGCACTCCACGCTGCTGGATCGCCACCGCCCGCTGTGGGAGGTCCACCTCATCGAGGGGCTGCAGCCCGAGCACGACGGTGACCCGCCGCGGTTCGCGATGTACGCCAAGTTCCACCACTCCATGTTCGACGGCGTCGGCGCCATGCGCGTCATGCGGAAGATGTTCAGCGCCGACCCGAACGACCGTGACATGCCGGCCCCGTGGGAGATCGCCTCGACCTCGGCGACGACCCCCTCCAGCACACCCCCGGCACGACGGCCCACGTCGGGGGAGAAGCCCGGCGTGCTGGATCCACTCCGGTCGGTGGGCACGATCGCGGCGACGCTGCGCGATCAGGCGAAGGCCACCCGGCGGGGGGTGGAGGGCGAGGTCATGCCGTTCTCGGCGCCCCGCAGCCTGCTCAACGGGCGGATCACCGGCTCGCGACGGTTCGCCGCGGACGGGTTCTCCTTCGAGCGGATCAGCGGCGTCGCCAGGGCGCTGGGGGTCTCCATCAACGACGTCGCGCTCGCCATGTCGAGCCATGCGCTGCGCACCTACCTGCTGGACCACATGGCCCTGCCCGACAAACCCCTCACCGGCATGATCCCGGTGTCGGTGCGCACCGAGGACGAGGGGCCGCAGGGCAACGCCTTGTCCTTCCTCGTCGCCGACCTGGGCACCGACATCGCCGATCCGATCGACCGCCTGGAGCGGATCCGCACGTCGATGCAGCGGGGCAAGGACCGGCTGGCGTCGATGAGCCGGTCGGAACGGGTCGGGTATGCCGTGGCCATCACCAGCCCCTACGTCATCGGTCCGCTGCTCGGCATCGCCGGTCGTGGACGGCCGCTGGCCAACGTCGTCATCTCCAACGTCCCCGGTCCGCGCGAGCCGCGGTACTTCGACGGGGCACGGCTGCAGGGCATGTATCCGGCATCGTTGCTGCAGCAGGGCCAGGCGCTCAACATCACCCTGACCTCCTACGACACCGAGATGCAGTTCGGCCTGACCGCCTGCCGCAGGACCCTGCCGCAGATGCAGCGCATGCTCGACCACCTCGACTCGGGGCTGCGGGTGCTGGAGAAGCTTGCGGCGGTCTGA